From Chloroflexota bacterium, the proteins below share one genomic window:
- a CDS encoding ammonium transporter: protein MNGADTVWVLLSAALVMLMTPALGLFYGGMVRQKNVLSTLMHSFFMLALISVQWVLFGYSLAFGPDVGGVIGSLEWAGLRNVGIEPNPTYAATIPHQAFMVYQMMFAVITPALISGAFAERKRFKSFVIFSLAWSTLIYAPVAHWVWADGGWLRSLGALDFAGGTVVHITSGVSALVCALVLGRRSGYGKEAMEPHDTTMTVIGTALLWFGWFGFNAGSSLGAGGLAVSAFVNTNSAAAMAMLAWMTAGWIQHKRPSVLGASAGAVAGLVAITPAAGFVTPMASLIIGFLAGGICYFVVENLVRGRVDDALDVFGVHGVGGVLGAILVGVFATKSINPAGADGVLSGNFSQLGVQALTVGIVAIYAAGMTWGILKVVDLLFGIRVSEAEEEQGLDSSQHGEVAYRMGI, encoded by the coding sequence ATTAACGGGGCAGATACCGTTTGGGTGCTTCTCTCAGCCGCTTTGGTTATGTTGATGACCCCAGCCTTAGGCCTCTTTTATGGTGGGATGGTTCGCCAGAAAAATGTGCTTTCAACCTTGATGCACAGCTTTTTTATGTTGGCCCTAATTAGTGTGCAATGGGTGCTGTTTGGCTATAGTTTGGCGTTTGGCCCTGATGTTGGCGGGGTAATCGGCAGCCTCGAATGGGCTGGCTTGCGCAATGTTGGCATCGAGCCAAACCCAACCTATGCGGCAACGATTCCCCATCAAGCATTCATGGTTTATCAAATGATGTTTGCCGTGATCACCCCAGCTTTGATTTCAGGTGCTTTCGCTGAACGCAAGCGCTTCAAATCCTTTGTGATTTTCTCGCTGGCTTGGTCAACCCTAATTTATGCTCCAGTAGCTCACTGGGTTTGGGCTGATGGCGGTTGGTTGCGCTCGCTGGGAGCCTTGGACTTTGCTGGTGGCACGGTCGTACACATCACCTCAGGGGTTTCGGCGCTGGTTTGTGCCTTGGTGCTTGGCCGTCGCTCAGGCTATGGCAAAGAAGCGATGGAGCCACACGACACGACCATGACCGTGATTGGCACAGCCTTATTATGGTTTGGCTGGTTTGGCTTCAATGCAGGTAGCTCGCTGGGTGCTGGTGGCTTGGCCGTTTCAGCCTTTGTCAACACCAACTCAGCCGCCGCCATGGCGATGCTGGCTTGGATGACCGCTGGCTGGATTCAACACAAACGCCCAAGCGTGCTTGGCGCTTCGGCTGGTGCAGTCGCTGGTTTGGTAGCAATCACGCCTGCCGCTGGCTTTGTTACTCCAATGGCCTCACTGATTATCGGCTTCTTAGCTGGTGGTATCTGCTACTTCGTGGTCGAAAACTTGGTGCGTGGTCGAGTTGACGATGCGCTTGATGTCTTCGGCGTACACGGTGTAGGCGGGGTGTTGGGGGCAATTTTGGTTGGCGTATTCGCCACCAAGAGCATCAATCCTGCTGGTGCTGATGGCGTACTCTCGGGTAATTTCAGCCAACTTGGCGTACAAGCGCTCACGGTTGGGATTGTAGCAATCTATGCAGCAGGCATGACCTGGGGCATTCTCAAAGTCGTCGATCTCTTGTTTGGCATTCGGGTTAGTGAAGCCGAAGAAGAACAAGGCTTGGATAGCAGTCAACATGGCGAAGTGGCCTATCGGATGGGAATTTAG
- the dusB gene encoding tRNA dihydrouridine synthase DusB, translating into MQLMPDTLTQALPESFQLGSMRIFPNMVLAPMAGVTDSVFRRLVLSLGGCGLVVSEMTNAASVSPKAMKRHRLLDYLPEERPISIQLSGNDPDLVATAARFVEELGPDVIDINCGCPSPKVTGGGHGSALLKDLPKMQQMLKAVYAAINIPFTLKFRAGWDEQSLNYIDTAKIAEDAGCAAITLHPRTKVQGYSGDADWSRVAEVVQAVSIPVIGSGDVRTPADALARLEQTGVAAVMIGRAAMANPWIFRQIAQLRAGEPMFVPTPSDKRDLLVRYVDMCAETMVERQALGKLKQLIGQFSIGLYASNQLRRDVQRANEIEAAKAIIANFFEPFISGAVEAVEVPDEIAVIKEGCENGANN; encoded by the coding sequence ATGCAGCTTATGCCTGATACTCTGACCCAAGCATTGCCCGAATCATTTCAACTTGGCTCAATGCGCATTTTTCCAAACATGGTGCTGGCCCCGATGGCTGGCGTAACCGATTCAGTCTTTCGGCGGTTGGTGTTGTCGTTGGGTGGCTGTGGCTTGGTTGTTTCTGAGATGACCAATGCTGCCAGTGTTTCGCCCAAGGCCATGAAACGCCATCGTTTGCTGGATTATCTGCCCGAAGAACGGCCAATTTCGATTCAGCTTTCGGGCAACGACCCTGATTTAGTGGCAACCGCCGCCCGCTTTGTTGAAGAACTTGGCCCCGATGTAATTGACATAAATTGTGGCTGTCCTTCGCCCAAAGTTACCGGTGGCGGCCATGGCTCAGCTTTGCTCAAAGATTTACCCAAAATGCAGCAAATGCTCAAAGCGGTGTATGCAGCGATCAACATTCCGTTTACGCTCAAATTTCGGGCTGGCTGGGATGAGCAATCGCTAAATTATATTGATACCGCTAAAATTGCTGAAGATGCTGGTTGTGCGGCAATTACCTTGCATCCACGCACCAAAGTGCAGGGCTACAGCGGCGATGCCGATTGGTCGCGGGTTGCTGAGGTGGTTCAGGCCGTCTCAATTCCAGTAATTGGCTCAGGCGATGTGCGCACCCCAGCTGATGCTTTGGCGCGTTTGGAGCAAACTGGGGTTGCAGCAGTAATGATTGGTCGGGCTGCTATGGCTAATCCATGGATTTTTCGCCAAATTGCTCAATTGCGGGCAGGCGAACCCATGTTTGTGCCAACGCCAAGCGATAAGCGCGATTTGCTGGTGCGCTATGTTGATATGTGTGCCGAAACCATGGTTGAGCGCCAAGCGCTGGGTAAACTTAAACAATTGATCGGCCAATTCAGCATCGGCTTGTATGCTAGCAACCAATTACGCCGCGATGTACAACGCGCCAACGAAATTGAAGCCGCTAAAGCGATTATTGCCAACTTTTTTGAGCCATTTATCAGCGGCGCGGTTGAGGCGGTCGAAGTGCCCGACGAAATCGCTGTGATCAAAGAAGGCTGTGAGAACGGCGCAAATAATTAG
- a CDS encoding sugar O-acetyltransferase, with the protein MSKTEREKMLAGELYSAFDPELQALSLRSRRLSRQFHAIEPGQPAQSRALLGEWFGQIGENVWIEPPFFCDYGAHIRLGNNVFFNANCVILDCNYITIGDNTMCGPAVQIYAASHPLIASERIKGPELGFPVTIGKNVWIGGGSIICPGVTIGDNSTIGAGSVVTKDIPANVFAAGNPCRVIRELADPSLSE; encoded by the coding sequence ATGAGCAAAACTGAACGTGAGAAAATGTTGGCGGGCGAATTATATTCAGCCTTTGATCCTGAATTACAGGCGCTTTCGCTGCGAAGCCGTCGCTTGAGTCGCCAATTCCATGCAATTGAGCCAGGTCAGCCAGCGCAATCGCGAGCGTTGTTGGGTGAGTGGTTTGGGCAAATTGGCGAAAATGTTTGGATTGAGCCGCCATTTTTCTGTGATTACGGGGCGCACATTCGTTTGGGTAATAACGTCTTTTTTAACGCCAATTGTGTGATTCTCGATTGTAACTACATTACGATTGGCGACAATACGATGTGCGGGCCTGCGGTGCAAATTTATGCCGCCAGCCATCCGCTGATCGCGAGTGAACGGATCAAAGGGCCAGAATTAGGCTTTCCGGTGACGATTGGCAAAAATGTTTGGATCGGCGGCGGCTCGATCATCTGCCCAGGCGTGACGATTGGCGATAACAGCACGATTGGCGCTGGCAGTGTGGTGACCAAAGATATTCCGGCAAATGTCTTTGCAGCGGGCAATCCATGTCGGGTCATTCGCGAATTGGCTGATCCTAGTCTTAGCGAATAG
- a CDS encoding chitinase C-terminal domain-containing protein, with translation MNVAYRRTAKLRGAFSLTITLALLAGMLLTRGTPTQAAGNADCRPDGMAPTAGVDTPYCTIYDTAGREKMGSDHPRRIIGYFPSWRTGTNGQPAYLVNNIPWNKITHINYAFAHIQNNRISVGSNTATNPSIGMIWPGVAGAEMDPALPYKGHFNLLTQYKRQNPNVKTLISVGGWAETGGYFGDNGDRISDGGFFSLTVNADNSVNTAGINTFADSVVGFLRGYNFNGVDIDYEYPTSMKDAGHPLDWVYANPRRASLMKGYVVLMKTLREKLDVAGAADGKYYMLTIASPSSGYLLRGMETYQVTQYLDYVNVMSYDLHGAWNEYVGPNAALYDDGTDAELAAAGVYTTAQYGGIGYLNTDWSYHYFRGSMPAGRINIGVPYYTRGFKNVTGGTNGLWGKAVGSNCPIGLTKCGDGARGIDNIWHDIENGQEVGAGANPMWHAKNLEQGLAGSYISQFGLNPATDPEDRLTGTYVRHYSSSLVAPWLWNSQKRVFISTEDEQSLGAKADYVVNKGLGGIMFWELSGDYDWHADRNNGQGEYFMGDTMTSLLYDKFRNAPAYGANKSNRTLPSNLLDIKVDFTNWPIGDNNYPISPKMVITNNSNVTIPGGATFEFDYGTSAPNNAKDQSGFGFTVTSSGHTGNNVGGLRGDFNHIQFKFPGWQSLAPGASVTIDFVYYLPMSTPSNWTVNFGGTTYGLISDYPRGNVVVPTPTVGNPTNTAVPPTSTPRPTNTPVGPTSTPTRTPIATATNTPAPSATPTQPGTCTAPAWESNKIYLRGDVVSYNNHHWFAQWWTQNETPGNAQVWLDQGLCGGGNPTNTPVVPPTNTPRPTNTPVVPPTNTPVQPSATPTNTTGVQPWAAYVSYAAGAKVSYNGVTYTCLQPHTSLPGWEPSNVPALWRAN, from the coding sequence ATGAATGTTGCGTACCGAAGGACGGCCAAGCTCCGAGGAGCATTTTCGCTAACGATCACCCTCGCGCTCCTGGCGGGCATGTTGCTCACACGCGGCACACCAACGCAAGCGGCAGGCAATGCAGACTGTCGGCCTGATGGGATGGCTCCAACCGCTGGAGTCGATACGCCCTACTGTACCATCTACGATACTGCTGGCCGCGAGAAAATGGGCAGCGATCATCCCCGTCGGATCATCGGTTATTTTCCCAGTTGGCGCACTGGCACCAATGGACAGCCAGCCTACCTCGTCAACAATATTCCTTGGAACAAAATCACTCACATCAACTACGCTTTTGCCCACATTCAAAATAATCGCATCTCGGTGGGCAGCAACACCGCCACCAATCCCTCAATTGGCATGATTTGGCCAGGTGTAGCGGGCGCTGAAATGGACCCAGCCCTACCTTATAAAGGCCACTTCAACCTTTTGACCCAATACAAACGCCAAAATCCCAACGTCAAAACCTTGATTTCGGTTGGCGGTTGGGCGGAAACTGGTGGCTATTTTGGCGATAACGGCGATCGGATTAGCGATGGTGGCTTTTTCAGCCTAACCGTCAATGCCGATAACAGCGTCAATACGGCTGGCATCAATACCTTTGCCGATTCAGTCGTGGGCTTCTTGCGTGGCTACAATTTCAATGGGGTCGATATCGACTATGAATATCCAACCTCGATGAAAGACGCAGGCCATCCGCTCGATTGGGTATATGCTAACCCACGCCGTGCTAGCCTGATGAAAGGCTATGTGGTGTTGATGAAAACCCTGCGCGAGAAACTTGACGTTGCTGGGGCCGCCGACGGCAAATATTACATGTTGACGATTGCCTCGCCCTCATCAGGCTACTTGCTGCGCGGTATGGAAACCTACCAAGTAACTCAATACCTCGATTATGTCAATGTTATGTCGTATGACTTACATGGTGCTTGGAACGAGTATGTTGGGCCAAATGCTGCGTTGTACGATGATGGCACAGACGCTGAATTAGCGGCGGCTGGGGTCTACACCACCGCGCAATATGGCGGGATTGGTTATCTCAACACCGACTGGTCGTATCACTACTTCCGTGGCAGCATGCCCGCTGGCCGGATCAACATCGGCGTGCCGTATTACACCCGTGGCTTTAAAAATGTCACTGGGGGTACAAATGGTTTGTGGGGCAAAGCAGTTGGCTCAAATTGTCCAATTGGCTTGACCAAGTGTGGCGATGGTGCACGTGGCATCGACAATATTTGGCACGATATTGAAAATGGCCAAGAAGTCGGGGCTGGCGCAAACCCAATGTGGCACGCCAAAAACCTCGAACAAGGCCTTGCTGGCAGTTATATCAGTCAATTTGGCCTGAATCCAGCCACCGACCCCGAAGATCGCTTGACTGGTACGTATGTCCGTCATTACAGTAGCTCACTGGTTGCCCCATGGCTTTGGAATAGCCAAAAACGCGTGTTTATCTCAACTGAAGATGAGCAATCGTTGGGAGCCAAAGCTGATTATGTGGTCAACAAAGGCTTAGGCGGGATTATGTTCTGGGAGCTTTCGGGCGACTACGACTGGCACGCCGACCGCAACAATGGCCAAGGCGAATATTTCATGGGCGACACCATGACCAGTTTGCTCTACGACAAGTTCCGCAATGCCCCAGCCTATGGAGCCAATAAATCAAACCGCACATTGCCCAGCAACTTGCTCGATATCAAGGTTGATTTCACCAACTGGCCAATTGGCGATAACAATTATCCAATCAGCCCCAAAATGGTGATTACCAACAACTCAAATGTGACTATCCCAGGTGGGGCAACCTTTGAATTCGATTATGGTACATCAGCTCCTAACAATGCCAAAGATCAATCGGGCTTCGGCTTTACCGTCACCAGCAGCGGCCACACTGGCAACAACGTCGGTGGCTTACGTGGCGATTTCAACCATATTCAATTCAAATTCCCAGGCTGGCAAAGCTTGGCTCCAGGGGCAAGCGTAACGATTGATTTCGTCTACTACTTGCCAATGAGCACTCCATCCAACTGGACGGTCAACTTTGGTGGCACGACCTATGGCTTGATTAGCGATTACCCACGCGGCAATGTAGTTGTGCCAACGCCAACTGTGGGCAACCCAACCAATACTGCGGTTCCACCAACCAGCACGCCACGCCCGACCAACACCCCAGTTGGTCCAACTTCGACCCCAACTCGCACGCCGATCGCGACTGCCACCAACACGCCTGCACCAAGTGCCACCCCAACCCAACCAGGCACATGTACTGCGCCAGCGTGGGAAAGCAACAAAATCTATCTGCGTGGCGATGTTGTTTCATACAACAACCATCACTGGTTTGCCCAATGGTGGACGCAAAATGAAACACCTGGCAACGCCCAAGTTTGGCTTGATCAAGGCCTTTGTGGCGGTGGCAACCCAACCAATACACCAGTGGTTCCACCAACCAACACGCCACGGCCAACCAACACACCAGTGGTCCCACCGACCAACACGCCAGTTCAGCCAAGCGCAACGCCAACCAATACGACTGGAGTGCAACCATGGGCAGCCTATGTTAGCTACGCTGCTGGCGCGAAAGTCAGTTATAACGGCGTAACCTATACCTGTCTGCAACCACATACTTCATTGCCAGGCTGGGAGCCAAGCAATGTTCCAGCGCTCTGGCGAGCCAACTAG
- a CDS encoding RNA polymerase sigma factor, with translation MHTTERETAVTQVISQWFDDHHDAMFRYLTRIVGQPEQAADLVQETFLRAMKVLDPALLPAIPQAWLFRIASNLALDHLRRQRRWSWFMRSWQPETTNFDQAVETTQSIRGCLAKLKPQDAEVLLMVHYAGCSPAEVAKLNGEELGAVRKRLSRARDRFRNLYEEERGHEVS, from the coding sequence GTGCACACAACAGAACGTGAAACGGCGGTTACCCAAGTAATTAGCCAATGGTTTGATGACCATCACGATGCCATGTTTCGCTACTTGACGCGAATTGTGGGTCAGCCGGAACAAGCAGCCGATTTGGTGCAAGAAACCTTCCTCCGCGCTATGAAGGTGCTTGACCCAGCGCTCTTGCCTGCCATTCCCCAAGCGTGGCTCTTTCGGATCGCCAGTAATCTTGCATTAGATCATCTGCGTCGGCAGCGGCGTTGGAGTTGGTTTATGCGCAGCTGGCAGCCCGAAACCACCAACTTCGATCAAGCTGTCGAGACGACCCAATCGATCCGTGGCTGCTTAGCCAAACTCAAGCCGCAAGATGCTGAAGTTCTGTTGATGGTGCACTATGCTGGCTGTAGCCCAGCCGAAGTCGCCAAATTAAATGGTGAAGAATTAGGCGCAGTCCGCAAACGATTATCACGGGCCCGTGATCGTTTTCGGAATTTATACGAGGAGGAACGTGGCCATGAAGTGTCATGA
- a CDS encoding AraC family transcriptional regulator gives MQHADFCTIEYPDVTQLVSLFDLLPDVVFFCKDRSGRYQVVNETLRARCGCRSKQELIGRLPEEVFPLELGASYASQDQQVIRSGVALHHRLEVHIYPDLRIGWCVTHKRPLRDRNGVVTGLVGISRDLRSPNRNAPTWRRVASSVEYLAEHFGEIATIQQLATIAQLSLSQYERAIQQIFELTPKQLLIKTRIDASINLLAGNSSIAAIASACGYADHSAFSRQFRLITGLTPRQYRQLLGRDA, from the coding sequence ATGCAGCATGCGGATTTTTGCACAATTGAATATCCAGATGTAACCCAACTCGTGTCGTTGTTTGATCTTTTGCCTGATGTAGTGTTTTTCTGCAAGGATCGTTCGGGGCGTTATCAGGTGGTCAATGAAACCTTGCGGGCACGTTGTGGTTGTCGTAGTAAGCAGGAATTAATTGGGCGTTTGCCCGAAGAAGTGTTTCCATTGGAGTTGGGCGCTAGCTATGCCAGCCAAGATCAGCAGGTGATTCGCTCTGGGGTTGCGTTGCATCATCGTTTAGAAGTGCATATTTACCCTGATTTGCGGATAGGTTGGTGTGTGACTCACAAGCGCCCGTTGCGCGACCGTAACGGCGTTGTTACGGGCTTGGTTGGTATTTCGCGCGATTTACGCAGCCCCAATCGCAATGCCCCAACTTGGCGGCGCGTTGCTAGCTCAGTCGAATATTTAGCCGAGCATTTTGGTGAAATTGCCACAATTCAACAATTGGCAACCATTGCGCAGCTTTCGTTGAGCCAATACGAACGGGCAATTCAACAGATTTTTGAATTAACCCCCAAGCAACTGCTGATTAAAACCCGAATTGATGCCAGTATTAATCTACTGGCGGGAAATAGCTCGATTGCGGCGATTGCGTCCGCCTGTGGCTATGCTGATCATAGTGCTTTTTCGCGCCAATTTCGGCTAATTACCGGCCTGACCCCTCGCCAATATCGCCAACTGCTAGGCCGTGATGCTTGA
- a CDS encoding redoxin domain-containing protein yields the protein MSDLKLFTHDYRPTLWHKLNQTQPIVAIFFRNLACTMCQGMLRVLEGYQDQFRQFQAQPVVLAKTNPASLAGFIQHFRPQYPMLSDPSGDVFRAYSNASEQLEFQGGILVLPPRSITAVFRFVPQGLEQQVPINELLECVKTLNYYRSSITA from the coding sequence ATGAGTGACTTGAAGTTGTTTACCCATGATTATCGGCCAACCTTGTGGCATAAATTGAACCAAACCCAGCCAATTGTGGCGATTTTCTTTCGAAATTTAGCCTGCACGATGTGCCAAGGAATGCTGCGTGTCCTCGAAGGCTACCAGGATCAATTTCGCCAATTTCAGGCTCAGCCAGTGGTTTTAGCCAAAACCAACCCCGCCAGTTTAGCAGGCTTTATTCAACACTTCCGCCCACAATACCCCATGCTCAGCGACCCCTCAGGCGATGTTTTTCGCGCCTATAGCAACGCCAGCGAGCAACTCGAATTTCAAGGTGGGATTTTGGTCTTACCACCACGCTCAATCACTGCCGTCTTTCGATTTGTGCCCCAAGGCCTTGAGCAGCAAGTACCAATCAACGAGCTTTTGGAGTGCGTCAAGACGCTAAATTACTATCGTTCAAGCATCACGGCCTAG
- a CDS encoding proline racemase family protein, translated as MRLAIVDSHTAGEPTRIVIAGGPDLGGGTVAQQRDVLAQHHDWLRSAVVNEPRGSDVLVGALLCPPSDQRCCTGVIFFNNVGYLGMCGHGTIGLVATLAYLGKIELGEHLIETPVGIVSATLHADGQATIENVPSYRYRANVPVDLPNHRRIHGDIAWGGNWFFLVNDHGQDLQLTNVEQLTAFSWQIRQALEAAGITGADNGLIDHIELFGVAAEGANSRSFVLCPGKAYDRSPCGTGTSAKLACLAADGKLDPNTPWVQESIIGSRFQAEYRQHEQAIIPKITGSAFVTIEGQLILHEADPFRWGIQ; from the coding sequence ATGCGCCTTGCTATTGTCGATTCGCATACTGCTGGCGAACCAACCCGCATCGTGATTGCTGGTGGCCCCGATCTTGGCGGCGGAACCGTTGCCCAACAACGCGACGTACTAGCCCAACACCACGATTGGCTGCGCTCAGCGGTTGTCAACGAACCACGCGGCTCGGATGTGTTGGTTGGTGCGCTGTTATGCCCACCAAGCGATCAACGTTGCTGCACTGGGGTGATCTTCTTTAATAATGTTGGCTATTTGGGCATGTGCGGCCATGGCACAATTGGCTTAGTCGCAACCCTCGCCTATCTTGGCAAAATTGAGCTTGGCGAGCATCTGATTGAAACGCCCGTTGGGATTGTTAGTGCCACATTACACGCCGACGGCCAAGCAACGATCGAAAATGTGCCAAGCTATCGTTATCGCGCCAATGTTCCAGTCGATCTGCCAAATCATAGGCGAATTCATGGTGATATTGCTTGGGGCGGCAATTGGTTTTTCTTGGTCAATGACCATGGCCAGGATTTGCAATTGACCAATGTTGAGCAACTAACTGCATTTAGCTGGCAGATTCGCCAAGCGCTCGAAGCTGCAGGCATCACTGGCGCGGACAATGGGCTGATTGATCATATTGAATTATTCGGGGTAGCCGCTGAGGGAGCCAACAGCCGTAGTTTTGTGCTCTGCCCAGGCAAGGCCTACGACCGTTCGCCCTGTGGCACGGGCACAAGCGCCAAATTGGCCTGCCTCGCCGCCGATGGCAAATTAGATCCCAATACGCCTTGGGTCCAAGAAAGTATCATCGGCAGTCGCTTTCAAGCCGAATATCGCCAACACGAACAGGCGATTATTCCTAAAATTACTGGCTCGGCCTTTGTCACGATCGAAGGCCAGTTGATTTTGCACGAAGCTGATCCATTTCGCTGGGGTATTCAATGA
- a CDS encoding FAD-dependent monooxygenase: protein MQHKRRILIVGGGIAGLTLGYWLKHHGEQPTIIEQAAQRRDEGYGIDFSGSGWDVAQRMGILAELEGRQIQVESMVLKNSQGQTIVKQPLAPLREALPHPMLHLMRPELEAVLADALPSDLPVHYATTIVRLEQYAEYVEVRFNDGRVEQFDLVIGADGIHSQVRQMLFGPESQFAHSLGYTFATFKVPQLENYGANATMLIEPQRQATIYPDRRGGFLMMLAYRRQQTQLPAPDQRKAMLQTEYRKAGWLVPQLIDSINQQSAFYCDVISQIRMPRWSQGRVALVADAAHCLTLISGQGAATAMGGAYVLAEELAKTADHQAAFQAYEQRMRPFVERKQAGARRVALTFVPRTWLGVQFSRLVVRAAFTPSLARSIGKRIGFDSVLALA, encoded by the coding sequence ATGCAGCACAAACGCCGAATTTTGATTGTAGGTGGGGGCATTGCAGGCTTGACCCTTGGCTATTGGCTCAAGCATCATGGCGAACAACCCACGATTATCGAGCAAGCAGCCCAGCGCCGCGACGAGGGCTATGGCATCGATTTTAGTGGCAGTGGCTGGGATGTGGCTCAGCGTATGGGCATTTTGGCCGAACTCGAAGGCCGTCAAATTCAGGTTGAATCAATGGTGCTCAAAAATAGCCAAGGCCAAACGATCGTCAAACAACCTTTAGCTCCTTTGCGCGAAGCCTTGCCGCACCCAATGTTGCACCTGATGCGGCCTGAATTAGAGGCAGTTTTGGCTGATGCCTTGCCTAGCGATCTACCAGTGCATTATGCCACCACAATTGTGCGCTTAGAGCAGTATGCTGAGTATGTTGAAGTGCGCTTCAACGATGGTCGGGTTGAGCAATTCGATTTGGTGATTGGCGCTGATGGGATTCATTCGCAGGTGCGCCAAATGCTGTTTGGCCCTGAAAGCCAGTTTGCCCACTCCTTGGGCTATACGTTTGCGACCTTCAAAGTGCCCCAACTTGAGAATTATGGCGCGAATGCCACGATGTTGATCGAGCCACAACGCCAAGCAACAATTTACCCCGATCGGCGTGGCGGTTTTTTGATGATGCTAGCTTATCGGAGACAGCAAACCCAATTGCCAGCGCCTGATCAACGCAAAGCCATGCTTCAAACTGAATATCGCAAGGCAGGCTGGCTCGTGCCCCAATTGATTGATTCGATTAATCAGCAAAGTGCTTTTTATTGCGATGTGATTAGCCAAATTCGTATGCCGCGTTGGTCGCAAGGGCGGGTAGCTTTGGTGGCCGATGCTGCCCATTGTTTGACATTAATTTCTGGCCAAGGCGCGGCGACTGCCATGGGCGGAGCGTATGTGCTAGCCGAAGAATTAGCCAAAACTGCCGATCATCAAGCCGCTTTCCAGGCCTATGAGCAACGCATGCGGCCCTTTGTTGAGCGCAAACAAGCTGGCGCACGGCGAGTTGCCTTAACCTTTGTGCCACGGACGTGGTTGGGCGTGCAATTTAGTCGCTTAGTAGTACGGGCGGCCTTTACTCCAAGCTTGGCTCGCTCGATTGGCAAACGGATTGGCTTTGATAGTGTTTTAGCGCTGGCTTAA
- a CDS encoding PRC-barrel domain-containing protein: MPTINSLFGKSVIAQATGERMATVQDVVLDQPPTRVVAILTDRGGLLRSAQAIRWEQVVSLGDVVLVGGDPITTPISENADLAALIKQAHQITGTTVLTADGTQLGTVADVEIDERGHILGYQLKQGLLQDLRGRTLLSTEQIRSIGTDALIVDLPVAG, from the coding sequence ATGCCAACTATCAATAGCCTTTTTGGAAAATCCGTCATTGCCCAAGCTACGGGGGAACGTATGGCCACCGTGCAAGATGTCGTCCTTGATCAACCACCAACCCGCGTGGTGGCGATCCTAACTGATCGCGGCGGTTTGTTGCGTTCCGCCCAGGCAATTCGCTGGGAACAGGTTGTGAGCCTTGGTGATGTCGTGCTTGTTGGTGGCGATCCTATCACCACGCCGATTAGCGAGAATGCCGATTTGGCAGCCCTAATCAAACAGGCCCACCAAATTACCGGAACCACCGTCCTCACGGCGGATGGAACTCAACTAGGAACCGTTGCCGATGTGGAGATTGATGAGCGTGGCCATATTCTTGGCTATCAACTCAAACAAGGATTGTTACAGGATTTGCGTGGTCGCACGTTGTTGTCCACAGAGCAGATTCGGTCGATCGGTACTGATGCCCTCATTGTCGATCTGCCAGTAGCGGGATAG